In Penaeus monodon isolate SGIC_2016 chromosome 26, NSTDA_Pmon_1, whole genome shotgun sequence, the following are encoded in one genomic region:
- the LOC119590069 gene encoding transmembrane protein 50A-like, translating to MPTCIPLPDNMPALCENWDAGERRNFIASVVSGTLFALGWWCIIDAATQYPDNESFNHAYHVCGVIATIAMFMVNSVSNGQVRGDMYTDGCMGPLGARIWLFLGLMLSFGSLIAAGWILFGGYVIPKSNFFWPGVAVFLQNMFIFFSSVIYKIGRSEDNWG from the exons ATGCCCACCTGTATTCCTTTGCCAGACAACATGCCCGCCTTGTGTGAGAATTGGGACGCGGGCGAGAGGAGAAATTTCATCGCTTCTGTTGTTTCGGGAACACTG TTTGCCCTCGGGTGGTGGTGCATAATTGATGCGGCAACCCAATACCCAGACAATGAAAGTTTCAATCACGCCTATCACGTGTGTGGTGTTATTGCTACAATTGCCATGTTCAT GGTTAACTCAGTGAGCAACGGACAAGTGCGAGGGGACATGTACACGGATGGATGCATGGGTCCCCTCGGTGCACGTATCTGGCTCTTCCTAGGCCTCATGCTCAGTTTTGGCTCGCTCATCGCTGCCGGCTGGATCCTCTTTGGGGGCTATGTCATCCCAA AGAGTAATTTCTTCTGGCCTGGTGTTGCTGTATTTCTCCAAAACATGTTTATCTTCTTCAGCTCTGTCATCTATAAAATTGGACGTTCTGAAGACAACTGGGGTTAA